The following are from one region of the Endozoicomonas sp. 4G genome:
- the sctC gene encoding type III secretion system outer membrane ring subunit SctC, with amino-acid sequence MGSKTLKFWLILWLALSLLTPLLLLPSYSRAAIWSSVAQSESARRHIVRPGETLSIIAQNYGFELHELAEYNNITNPSKLLVGQTIYLPDGSTESIESGFQEAAPAQPPAQVLDATAFPPTRSKPDEAEYFRLQQWMGGQQQTTGIESIDYNYAKKTPQPQAKAGFEVPLETEKPAKGNTAAGAAVKPMESIETVGKELLKEAEEEIEDSESPALAVFGDRPYSFYGSGEDLVEALQNFAASYYVPVVISEDVVGEVNGKIGPLTPIDFMDHMANIYGFIWYFDGHSLYVYSGSSAEQKIISLEYMTTGSFKKTLKKVGIWDGRFFWKEQPKDGLIYVSGPPRYIEIVSQTAALLDNKEGDRQKSKLTVRMFSLKYAWATDKSFNFRGQQIVVPGVATLLRNIISGGGVASVERKSEPLKMQPAKGVVRNGVQNKQQAQQPGESLNAGAQIEGAYISADPRLNAIIVHDLESKMAMYEGLIESLDKPSSQVEVSVSIIDVNTADIEALGVDWNNTRATGSEIKFDPGSSAYKDDFSSFTTVLGMNIGSFNARLSLLEDEGRAKVVSKPSILTLDNLEAVFDNSSTFYVQVASQEDAELFPVTSGTVVQVTPRIVKEEAGRRIHMSVNIQDGGDSNDQNLSLPRVSNSSVSTQAIVNENESLLIGGFYKESQDQKTTKVPVLGDIPVLGRLFRADKKQNTSQMRLFLITPRILSTGA; translated from the coding sequence ATGGGCTCAAAAACTCTCAAATTCTGGCTAATCTTATGGCTTGCTCTGTCTTTGTTGACCCCGCTGCTTTTGTTGCCGTCCTATTCCCGGGCGGCGATCTGGTCTTCTGTTGCTCAATCTGAAAGTGCTCGAAGACACATTGTGCGACCCGGTGAAACGCTCTCTATTATTGCCCAGAACTATGGCTTTGAGCTCCATGAACTGGCCGAATACAACAACATCACCAACCCTTCAAAACTGTTGGTGGGACAAACCATATACCTGCCAGACGGTTCTACTGAATCTATTGAGTCCGGGTTTCAGGAAGCCGCCCCTGCCCAGCCGCCAGCACAAGTTTTAGATGCAACCGCATTTCCGCCAACAAGGTCAAAACCGGATGAAGCAGAATATTTCAGGTTGCAGCAGTGGATGGGCGGCCAGCAACAAACGACAGGCATCGAAAGCATCGATTACAACTATGCGAAAAAGACTCCGCAACCTCAGGCTAAAGCGGGTTTTGAAGTTCCTCTGGAAACGGAAAAACCGGCCAAAGGAAACACTGCTGCCGGGGCTGCGGTTAAGCCGATGGAAAGTATAGAAACAGTCGGCAAGGAGTTGCTGAAAGAGGCGGAAGAAGAGATTGAAGATTCAGAGTCCCCAGCCCTGGCTGTCTTTGGAGACCGTCCTTATTCCTTCTATGGCAGTGGTGAAGATCTGGTTGAGGCATTACAGAACTTTGCTGCCAGTTACTATGTTCCCGTCGTTATCTCTGAAGATGTGGTCGGTGAGGTGAATGGCAAGATTGGTCCATTGACGCCTATCGACTTCATGGATCACATGGCCAACATTTATGGATTTATCTGGTATTTTGATGGTCACTCACTCTATGTCTACAGTGGCAGTTCCGCAGAACAAAAGATTATCAGTCTGGAATACATGACTACCGGGAGCTTCAAAAAAACACTTAAAAAAGTGGGTATATGGGATGGGCGTTTCTTCTGGAAAGAGCAACCCAAAGATGGCCTGATTTATGTATCCGGGCCGCCAAGATATATTGAGATAGTAAGCCAAACGGCTGCGCTGCTGGACAATAAAGAAGGTGACCGACAGAAGAGCAAACTGACCGTGCGTATGTTCAGTCTCAAATATGCCTGGGCTACCGATAAAAGTTTCAATTTCAGGGGGCAGCAAATCGTTGTACCTGGGGTGGCCACTTTGTTAAGAAACATCATCAGTGGCGGTGGTGTTGCCAGTGTTGAGCGAAAGTCTGAACCGCTTAAAATGCAGCCTGCTAAAGGGGTTGTTCGCAACGGTGTTCAAAACAAGCAACAGGCTCAGCAACCGGGAGAATCACTGAATGCGGGTGCCCAGATTGAAGGGGCATACATCAGCGCCGACCCAAGGCTCAATGCCATCATTGTCCATGATCTGGAGTCAAAGATGGCCATGTATGAAGGTTTGATTGAGTCTCTGGACAAACCTTCTTCGCAAGTGGAGGTCAGTGTCTCCATTATCGATGTTAATACAGCCGATATAGAAGCGCTGGGTGTTGACTGGAACAATACTCGTGCTACCGGTTCTGAAATTAAATTTGATCCGGGCTCTTCAGCTTATAAAGATGATTTCTCCTCATTCACGACGGTTCTGGGCATGAACATTGGCAGCTTTAATGCCCGACTCAGTTTGCTGGAAGATGAAGGTCGGGCCAAAGTGGTTTCCAAACCTTCTATTCTTACCCTGGACAATCTGGAGGCAGTCTTTGACAACAGCAGTACCTTTTATGTTCAGGTAGCCAGTCAGGAAGATGCGGAGCTGTTTCCTGTGACTTCGGGCACTGTTGTTCAGGTTACCCCAAGAATTGTCAAAGAGGAGGCAGGCCGCCGGATTCACATGAGCGTAAATATTCAGGATGGTGGCGATTCTAATGACCAGAATCTCAGCCTGCCCAGGGTCAGTAACAGTTCAGTCAGTACCCAGGCGATCGTAAACGAAAATGAGAGTCTGCTGATTGGTGGTTTCTATAAGGAAAGCCAGGATCAGAAGACCACCAAAGTGCCTGTCCTGGGAGATATCCCCGTGCTGGGTCGTCTGTTCCGCGCGGATAAGAAGCAAAACACCAGTCAAATGCGCTTGTTCCTGATAACCCCGCGTATTCTCAGTACAGGAGCCTGA